In Flavobacterium luteolum, the DNA window ATACCATCCTTCTTTTATTAAAGTTTCTTTTATGTTTTTAAATCCTTTTTCCAAATGTAGTTTTCTTACTTCTTTTTCGATTTTGGCGTAACCTCCACCAATGTCACTATGAACACCAGGCATAGAAAGCTCATAGCCAATTCCAGCATTAATCGAACTTTTAATATTGGTAAGAGAAAAATTTTCACGATATTCATCAGATGCGGTAATATGTACCACTTTTTTAATATTTCCTTCTAATTTTAATTTTAGTTCTTCTACATCATCAAAATTATGTGAGGCAGCTGAGCCATATCTTTCAAAGTTGCCTTCTACTTCATAAGAGGAAACAGTATCAAATAATCCAACAAACTGTATGGTAAGTTTGCTAGATTCTAAACTATACATATCCTGTAGTTTTCGTCTTTGCGATATAAAATTTCTGGCTGCGGCTGCACCACGGCTGAAACCAAAAACTGTTAGATCTATTTCATTTACAAATTGGTTCTCTTGTATAAATTTATCTGCTTTGAGTTTATCAATTTTTTTCTTTATCTCAATAAAAGCTTTATTAACTTTAAGAGGAATTCCAGATTTATCACCGCTTCCAAAAGCATATCCCATTACATCATCTTTATCATTATTTCTTGTACCTTCTCCTTCGATGTAAACTTTTACTTTATTTTCACTGTTTTTTGCAGTGTTTATGTTGTGTAAAATAGCAATATTAGAAAAATAGTTATCATAACTGCTTTCATTCCCATCATTATCCTTAAAAGATTTAGCTGCTATTTCTTCGTCAGGAGTTAATATTATTCCTTTTTTCTTTTTTTCATAAGCTAATCTGGCTTCAGTATTTTTCATATTATTTAAAGTACCATCAAAAAACACATTAACTGTTACTTTTACACCTACTTTTTCCTTAGGTTTCTTTTGCTTATCAGGAACAGTAACTTTTGCAACACTATTATTTTTAGGAGGTTCAATTGTTTTCTTGAGATTATTTATAATCTTAAGCTGTATGGTGTCTTGTATGGTGTCAATTTTGCCTATATGCTTAACTTGGGCGTAAAATTCATGTTCGTTTTCGTCTCTATAATCTTTATCGTTCAGTATTTTTTGATATACTTTTATGTTGTTAAAGTATAGTTCTGCTTTTCCATATTTGTCAACAGGAGATGTGGTATAGGTTCCCATATTTCGAGAACTATTAGTATGTCCGTCTGTTCCTTCGTCCTCCCAAATGGTCACTTGAAGTCTGTCTCCAGCCGGAATATTTAACGTATGAACGAACAAACGGACATTGTCAGCATAACCAATCGCTTTACCGTTTAGATCGCGATAGTATTGATCTTGCCATTTAAGCTCTTCAATGCTTGGTGTTCCTGCAACTGGGGTTACATTAAGTTCTACAGTATCTTTTGCTCCGTGAATATCGGTAAAAGTAACTGCAATTGTGTAATTGATTCCTATGCTTGCCTGATTAAAAGTAACTCTACCATCGTTGCCTAAATCTAAAAACGGTTTTCCGTTTTTTAAAAGCGTCCAATGTTGTTTTACAATTTTAGAACCATCTACTTCTTTATGGTTATCCTCTTTTTCATTTACATAAAATTGCATTCCTTTTTTTTCTTGATCTTTAGCCGTTTTTGTATACATTAACGAATAAATACTTTTGCCAATTATAGGTCTTGAGTCTCCTTTGATATAAAATTTCATAACTATTATTTTTTTGCTTCAGATATTCCGTTTAATTCGTTTTGAAATTCCCCCATATTAAACATCGGATTTATTAGATTATGAACATCAGGATTTGCGTTGATGAAATTTTGCTCACTAGGCTCAGCTATTTGCCCGTGATTTTTTACTTCAATACAATCAGGTCCACCAATGGGACAGGTTCCTTTACTGTCTTCTAGTAATACCTTACCATTATTAGACAAGATTATTTTTTTATAAAAGCCACTCCATTTGGTAATTGTAGCTTGACATGGTAAATAATCTCCACTTCCGTTAGGCTGCATTTTGCATTTGCCGAAAGTATTTTTTTCTAAAGTTTGACCTATCTCTTTATCTGTCGCTATAAGTTTTGCACTGCCATCTTTATCGTTTGCATAATGTTTATTTTGCGTTTTTACTTTTAATTTATCAAGTTTGGGATCTACACTAAACTTACATTTTAGCGTTGCACCGTTTACAACAATATGTTTTTCGCTCATAATCTTCTCTTATTTTAATTAATGGAGTTTAAATAGATCCTTAAAAAAGCTTTCTTTTTTGATCGTTTCACCTACAAAAAAGTCATGATTTTGCTCAGATGCTGTAATTTTTTTGTCATCGAGATTGTAGATTTTGACTGTCGCTTTTTTAGTAAGATCACCAGTGATACCACATTCCAGGCTTGCGCCCTCGATGTTATATGTATTTGGATTCAAATGGTAAATGGAATGATAGTTGCCAGAAAAAGTATTTTTTTCAAGAGCGCTTTCTTTTGATGTACTTAATAATGTGCCTTTTTTCTCAATTACGACCATATTTATATCATTTAGATACTCATCGATTTTTTGAGTTACCTTGAATGGTATAAAATCATTTTTTGGCGCAATGGCAAAATCTGCCTCTGTTATGAAAGATAAATCTGAAGTGTAAGTAGTATGGATTCCACTAAAGAAAACGTTTAAAAACCAATCATCTGATAAATTGTGGAGTAGGTTTTCTTCTTCATTTAATATAGAATCGATCGTATCTAAATATTTATGTATAGCTAGACCTTCATTTTTTTCTAAGATACTTTTTCTTTTGGCAATCCATCGTTCTCGTATAGCACTAAAATTATGAATATCGATCCATTTGCCTTCTGGATTAACCACAATTAGTAAAGGATACAAAACAGTTGAAACTTCTTCGGCTATAATATCTGTAAGGGCTTCAATTTGAACATTATTTAAATATACTTTAGATATTCTATCAATTTCAAATAGAGAGTATCCATTTTTATCTTTTGTAATGCGTTCTACATTTACTTTGTATTTTATAGTTTGTATATGTTTATTGTTTTCAATTGTTTGAAGCACCATATAGCTATTTTTACCTCTTACATTATAGAAAGGTATTTTGAAACCATTATCGAAAATTACTTTGGTTGGCTTTACATTCTCTTTTTCATTATCTGATTCCTGTTTTGTTGGTTTTAAAAGAAGGAATTCTAAATGATTTGGAAAATCAACGTTTATTACATCACAATCTTCAATGCAATTAAAATTATGATCTTCGAGTGTTATTCCAAGTTTATCTGCTACTGAAATTGGAGCATCTCCTTTTTGTATCTTGTAAGTAAAGTGTTTAAGTGCTCCGCGCTTATCTAAAATTTCACCAATAATCATAAAGTATATTTAGAATGTATTTAATGCATAAATATACATATTTTTCTTACATTTTTAAAAAGTAAAAATTTAGAGACAACAATTTAACATAATACTGAAAGGTAATGATTCGTGCTATTACTAATCTTTTTATTTGTAAGTAGTTAGTTATGTGCGGAATAAATGTCTCTTGATTGCTTTCTAATAAAATAATATTCGAAAATAAAAAACATGTTTAACAGCACTTTTATTTTTAAATAACACACATAGTTTTCCAGAAATTTTATAAAATATGGTTTCATTTTATAATATGAAACATAATTGAGCTGGCATTTTAGCGGAGAATCATTTTTGTAAGATAACTTTGGGTATAAATAAGCCATTGATGCAGACTCTAGTTTCAATTAAGCTAACTGGCTTGAAAATAGTAACTCCCATTATTACAAACTAAAATTTTAAATTATGAAAAAGTATCATTTATTAGGTTTCTTTTTTTTCCTTTCACTGGCAATGTCAGCGCAAAGCAGTCAGTCATTTTTGCTTAATCTGTACGGAGGATATACTTTTTCCGACAGAGTAGATTTTGATTCTTCTTACGCCAAGGTAGAAGATGGTTTTGAGTACGGAATAGGTTTGGAATATTTTATAATGGATAATGCTTCGATCGAATTAAAGTATAACAGGCTAGATACGCACATGCCTTTGTATACAAGTGTTCTTTTGCCAAATAATGGTAACCCTATTTCTCCTGGAACTCAACTTAATGCTGGAGACGATAAAGGTGCGATCAATTACATATTGGCAGATTACACGTATTATTTTGGCTCAAGCTCTCAAAAAGCGCTTCCATTTCTTGGTGCTGGTTTAGGAGTTTCAATTCTTGAAACGCCAAGAAGCGGCAACGGAACTTATTTTGCTTGGGAGATTAAAGCTGGTGTGAAAGTAAAAACAGATTCGCCATTGTCTATTAATCTTCATGCATACTTGCAGTCTATGTCGGCAGCTGTTGGATATGATTACTATTGGGACTACTATTGGGGACCAGTGGCAGTTACTGATTATGCATCAACATTTCAGTTCGGACTTGGTGCTTCGTTAAGCTATGATTTTAGTAAATAATCACTAGTGAATTAAAGTCTTAGAAGTTTTTTAAGGCTGTAAACACAAATGTGGTATATATTGCTAGATAATAAAATAAAAAAAAAACTCTAAATCAATGATTTAGAGTTTTTTTTGTGACCTCGACAGGACAAATTACAACATCTTTTTTGGATGATTTGAAGAGATTGGCTTACTACAAGTAATGTCTGTCTTCCATTGGCTTTGTAAATTTGGTTTAGATGTCCTGTTGGGGATTGATTAAAAAAAATGTAAAAACTCTATTGGTTCATGCCAGTAAACCAAGATGCAATTCTATAAATATTATTCTAACTTCAGTTAGAATTGTCTTTCTTTGGCTCTATGAATTACGTGCTTGTTGTTCCAACGGAGTTAAAAATTGGTTTTTTCTTTAGAGCTATCTTCAGGAAAAGTAAAAGTAGAAAAAGCTGGATTTAGAATTATTTATGTTAAAATGTAAAATTAAATAATTTAAATCATTGATTATCAATATAAAAGTTTTAGATTTGTAAGAGGTTTAATACTATTATTGTGTTTTTGAACTTTAGTAACCAGAAATTTTTATATAATAGTATGATTGAGCGAGTAAATTAACTACTAAAATTTTGAATCTTTAGAGATCTTAAAATTATTTTGTTTGATTTTTTTAATGCAGGCTGTTAACCAGTTCTCATTGTAAAAGAAATGATATGAGAACTAGATTTCCTTATTTTATCTGATCAATAAAATGAGTGTATTATTAATTGAATTTCTGCCCTCAAATTTTTTGCCTACCCCATCATAAATCAATTCATGATAAACTCATTCGGTTTGTCATCAATTTTTTGTTGCGCCTTTTTTAAGTCATTAAGTGCTTAATAAAGTTTAAAATTCTTTATCAGCCAAACAATTGAAGCCTTTTGATAAAGTGTTGATTCACTTTATATTTTCCAAGCCGGATATTACACTCCTAAAATTTTATCATTTCCCTTTGGTCTAGTCTGTAAGATTCCAATAAAGCTATTGGAACTGATTTGACTAATCAGTCATTTATTCTATTGATTTTGTTGCAGAACGTCAGTTCTTATGACTAATTCGTCATGCCTTAATGTTAAATTTAAAAATTTGAAAGATGAGGAAAAAACTACTTTTTTACATATTTCTATTTGGATATTGCGGCAGTTATGCACAGCAAGATGCGCAGTTTACGCAATATATGTACAACACAATAAACATAAATCCTGCCTATGCCGGTTCTCGTGGCGTTTTGAGTGTTTTTGCTTTGCATCGCGACCAATGGGTAGGGCTAGATGGTGCACCAAAAACAAATACAATTTCTGTAAATACTCCGATAAACAATAGCAATATTGGACTCGGTGCTTCTTTAGTCAATGACAAAATTGGACCTACAAATGAGAATGAGTTTTCGGTAGATTTGTCCTATACTGTTCCCACATCAGAAACCTGGAAACTTTCTTTCGGAATAAAAGGTTCGGTTGATGTCTTTAATCTTGATGCAAGTAAACTAAATCCTGAAAATCAAGGTGATCCTCAATTTCAAAACTTAGACAGCGATGTATCTCCAAATGTAGGAGCTGGAATTTATTGGCATTCAGATCGAGCTTATATTGGATTGTCTGTTCCCAACTTTATTCAGACCAACAGATATGACGACAATGATGTAGCAATTTATAAAGACAAAATCAATTACTACTTGATAGGCGGTTATGTTTTTAATTTTTCACAAGAAATAAAATTTAAACCAGCACTGTTGACTAAAATGGTCGAAGGAGCACCACTTCAGGTTGATGTATCGGCTAATTTTTTATTCTTCGAAAAATTGACACTCGGAGTTGCCTATCGTTGGGACGCTGCCGTGAGTGCGATGGCTGGATTTCAAATCACAGATGGATTATATGTTGGCTATGGATACGATCAAGAAACCACCCAATTAAGGAACTATAATTCTGGTTCGCATGAAATATTTCTGCGCTATGAATTCTTCATAAACAATGGCAAAATCACAACTCCTCGTTTCTTCTAAAAAAAAGTATCATGAAAAACTATACACTACTTTTCCTTACAGCTGTAAGTACTTTTTCTTTTGGCAGTTATGCGCAGCAAGCTAAAGTAAATTCTGGAGATAAAAAATATGATAATTACGCTTACGTCGATGCAATAAAAACATACGAAAAAGTAGCCAATAAAGGTTACAAATCTGAGGATATGTTTAAAAAGCTAGGCAACTCCTATTATTTTAATTCTGATTTTGCAGGAGCTTCAAAATGGTACGGCGAGTTGTTTGCAATGAATACCGCTGTTGAACCCGAGTATTATTACAGATATGCACAATCACTAAAATCAATAGGCGAGGTTGACAAAGCAAATAAGCTTATGGATGATTTTTATCTGAAATCAAAAAATGACAACAGAGGAAAACTTTATAAAGACGATGTAAATTATTTGGATGTAATAAAAGCAAATTCGGGAAGATATAAAATTGAAGATGCTGGGGTCAACAGCAAATATTCAGATTACGGATCATTTGTTTACAACAACAAACTTTATTTTGCTTCTGCCAGAGATACAGGAAATTTTACACAGCGAAAACATAAATGGACCGGTGAATATTTTACGAATATCTACAATGCAGATCTTGACCCTGAAACCGGAAAATCGACAAAAGTAAATAAGTTTAAATCTGCAATAAATACCAAATTCCACGAAGCTTCTCCGGTTTTTACGCGTGACGGTAAAACTGTTTATTTCACTAGAAATAATTACCTCAACGGAAAAAAAGGAAAAGATGAGAACAAAACTACCTTTATAAAAATCTATAAAGCCACGTTAGATAAGGATAATAAATGGTCAAATATTACCGAACTTCCTTTTAATAGCAATACATACAGTGTAGCGCACCCTGCCTTGAGTCCAGATGAAAAAACACTTTATTTTGCTTCTGATATGCCAGGCACAATCGGACAATCCGATTTGTATAAAGTAAGCATAAATTCAAATGGTGGCTATGGTACTCCAGAAAATCTTGGCAATACAATCAATACAGAAGGAAAAGAAACGTTCCCGTATGTAACAAGTGAAAATGAGATTTATTTTTCATCAGACGGTCATCCCGGTTTGGGAGGTTTGGATGTCTTTGTGGCCAATATTGATTCTAATGG includes these proteins:
- a CDS encoding phospholipase effector Tle1 domain-containing protein; the protein is MKFYIKGDSRPIIGKSIYSLMYTKTAKDQEKKGMQFYVNEKEDNHKEVDGSKIVKQHWTLLKNGKPFLDLGNDGRVTFNQASIGINYTIAVTFTDIHGAKDTVELNVTPVAGTPSIEELKWQDQYYRDLNGKAIGYADNVRLFVHTLNIPAGDRLQVTIWEDEGTDGHTNSSRNMGTYTTSPVDKYGKAELYFNNIKVYQKILNDKDYRDENEHEFYAQVKHIGKIDTIQDTIQLKIINNLKKTIEPPKNNSVAKVTVPDKQKKPKEKVGVKVTVNVFFDGTLNNMKNTEARLAYEKKKKGIILTPDEEIAAKSFKDNDGNESSYDNYFSNIAILHNINTAKNSENKVKVYIEGEGTRNNDKDDVMGYAFGSGDKSGIPLKVNKAFIEIKKKIDKLKADKFIQENQFVNEIDLTVFGFSRGAAAARNFISQRRKLQDMYSLESSKLTIQFVGLFDTVSSYEVEGNFERYGSAASHNFDDVEELKLKLEGNIKKVVHITASDEYRENFSLTNIKSSINAGIGYELSMPGVHSDIGGGYAKIEKEVRKLHLEKGFKNIKETLIKEGWYDREQIVSTTTSSDGLSYTTHVATRTIPLSYQFISLSIMVKLAENYKMMFDNSLMQKGKKETYKVPDDLEEAKNLLLNYAITNDGAHSKAVTFKNEKLHFIRNKYLHRSTCDSMGKEGRYEDGKPYRKKIDG
- a CDS encoding DUF4280 domain-containing protein, yielding MSEKHIVVNGATLKCKFSVDPKLDKLKVKTQNKHYANDKDGSAKLIATDKEIGQTLEKNTFGKCKMQPNGSGDYLPCQATITKWSGFYKKIILSNNGKVLLEDSKGTCPIGGPDCIEVKNHGQIAEPSEQNFINANPDVHNLINPMFNMGEFQNELNGISEAKK
- a CDS encoding outer membrane beta-barrel protein, producing MKKYHLLGFFFFLSLAMSAQSSQSFLLNLYGGYTFSDRVDFDSSYAKVEDGFEYGIGLEYFIMDNASIELKYNRLDTHMPLYTSVLLPNNGNPISPGTQLNAGDDKGAINYILADYTYYFGSSSQKALPFLGAGLGVSILETPRSGNGTYFAWEIKAGVKVKTDSPLSINLHAYLQSMSAAVGYDYYWDYYWGPVAVTDYASTFQFGLGASLSYDFSK
- a CDS encoding PorP/SprF family type IX secretion system membrane protein, which produces MRKKLLFYIFLFGYCGSYAQQDAQFTQYMYNTININPAYAGSRGVLSVFALHRDQWVGLDGAPKTNTISVNTPINNSNIGLGASLVNDKIGPTNENEFSVDLSYTVPTSETWKLSFGIKGSVDVFNLDASKLNPENQGDPQFQNLDSDVSPNVGAGIYWHSDRAYIGLSVPNFIQTNRYDDNDVAIYKDKINYYLIGGYVFNFSQEIKFKPALLTKMVEGAPLQVDVSANFLFFEKLTLGVAYRWDAAVSAMAGFQITDGLYVGYGYDQETTQLRNYNSGSHEIFLRYEFFINNGKITTPRFF
- a CDS encoding OmpA family protein, with translation MKNYTLLFLTAVSTFSFGSYAQQAKVNSGDKKYDNYAYVDAIKTYEKVANKGYKSEDMFKKLGNSYYFNSDFAGASKWYGELFAMNTAVEPEYYYRYAQSLKSIGEVDKANKLMDDFYLKSKNDNRGKLYKDDVNYLDVIKANSGRYKIEDAGVNSKYSDYGSFVYNNKLYFASARDTGNFTQRKHKWTGEYFTNIYNADLDPETGKSTKVNKFKSAINTKFHEASPVFTRDGKTVYFTRNNYLNGKKGKDENKTTFIKIYKATLDKDNKWSNITELPFNSNTYSVAHPALSPDEKTLYFASDMPGTIGQSDLYKVSINSNGGYGTPENLGNTINTEGKETFPYVTSENEIYFSSDGHPGLGGLDVFVANIDSNGKISNIQNLGSDVNSPKDDFAYIIDPATRKGYFSSNKDGGHGSDDIYSFLETRRLNCIQELYGVITDVQTGAVLPETKVTLYDDQMAVKNTTISDDSGNYSFSVECGKSYQVRAEKAEYETKEVAITIPKNNGKTSLPIALDRSICRVTVGDDLGVCFGIKMIYFDLDKSNIRTEAAIDLEKILAVLNEYPNMKLDIRSHTDSRASHQYNEALSDRRAKSTINWLIKNGVKADRLTGKGYGETQLVNKCSDGVQCTEEEHQANRRSEFIITAL